The Haliaeetus albicilla chromosome 9, bHalAlb1.1, whole genome shotgun sequence genomic sequence AGGACCATTTGATAGAATTACAAATGATGTGTGAGTGCTAAAGCCGTAACATTTTTATACTGTCAAAAGGACTAAGCTGATTATTCTGGTTATTTAATACACTGAAAGTATTTTGAGAGTCAGTTTTGCAGACTAGCGTCTCTGCCTGTTCACTGCTGGACACTTTTTCCGAAGTTAGAGTTTATGCCACTTGTTTGTGCAGCCTGATAGCTGAAATGTCTTGTTTGCACAACAGTGCATTTTTAAGATGGGGACAACTCCAGAAAGGCAatacggggcggggggggacgactAATGTGCCGCTTTGGTATACCCCCTTTCAGATGCTTGCTTTATCTTCCTGCatacagtattttcttgtttctcttcccaTGGAAGGAGATgatagaggaggaaaaaatcccGCTCACTTTTTTTGTAAGGATCCTAGATTGTTCATGTTTTAATAGAGAAATTGTCGTTTCCTCAAGCAGAGAGGTAACTCTGTCTGAaataatgaacttttttttttcttcatccacGCGTCTCTCTGTACTTGGTGTTTTTTAAGCATTCCAGCAGTAAAATGCTTGCGTTCCCCTGTGaacccttccccccccccccttaaggTGTAACTGTAAAGAATGTATAACCGGCCCTAGTTCGCATTTATTACGTCTGTAGCCTCTGTATCTAAAACTTGACTGTAGTTTTCTGTAGTTTGCCATTGTAAATGAGAGAAGCGCGTTCTTACCTTTGTAGTTACTTCGCGGACTGTACATGCTGTAAGGATTGTAAATACCGGACTCGATTAAACCTTTGTACGCTGCCGGCGGCCTCCGTCTgtgggcggggccggggcggggcgcgggggtgggggcggggccggggcggggcggcggtcCCGCCCCCGGCATGGCGGCGATGGGCCGCGCCGCCCGGGGCTGGGCGCGCTCGCAGCCCTGCGCCCTGGCGCTGGCCGCCGCCCTGGCCGTCTGCGCCTTCTACTACctgggcggcggcggcgagacCTTCTCCAGCGCCACCCGCCGCCTCCGCGCCACGCCGCCCGCTCCGGCCCACCGCCACCCCCAGCGCCCCGCCGGccaggcggcggcggggggccgcGACCTGCACCTCCTGATGATGTTCACCAAGGCGGAGCGCAGCCCGGCGCTGCGCGCCAAGGGGCAGGCGGCCCTGCGCTCCCTGCTGCGGCACGGCCGGCTGGGCGGCGGGGACGCGCTGCACCTCCACCTCGTCACCGAGGGCGCCAGCCGGGACATCggcctggggctgctgcgggACCTGCTGCGCGGCGCCGCCTTCCGGCACCAGGTGCgaccggcggggcgggcggcggagcggccgggccgggcccctcGGCCGCGGgcagcggagcggggcggcgccGCCGGCCTGGCCTTCGGCGGGGCGTCCCGCGGGGCTGCCGCCCGCTCGCCCGCCGTCCTGCCGGGCGTCGCGACGGAAGCGCGCGGGGCCTGCGAGCGCGGTCGTTCTTCCCGTGAGACAAAGGGAGCGGCAGCCGGGCGGGAAGAAACTTGCTCAACCCTCAGCCCTTGCTCCGGCTCCCTGCGGCGGGGGCTCCCTGCGGCGGGGGCTCCCTACGGCGCCGCTCCCCGGCCTCTCCGGTCTGCTGGAGGGCTCGTTCTGTGCGAGCCGCGACCCTgcgctccctcctgctgctgctgctgctgctgctgctgctgctgctgcctgccggGAGGTGTCCCGGTGCGGCTCGGCGATTCCCTCGCCCGGGGCTGGGTGGCTGCGTGGCCTGGGGAGACCTCTGGCAAGCCACTTCTGCGGGAGAAGAGCGGTTGCTCTGAGCAGTGCTGCTCCTCTTCTAGAGACCCTGCTGTTAGCCCCGGTTAAGCCTCTCAGCGCAGGGGCCAGGCGTGCCCCCACTTCCCAAGTGGTCCCGCGGGACCGTGATCAGAAAAGGCTGTCGCCCTGCTGCTCGTGGCTCTTGAAAAGGGGAACGGAAAGCCTGCAAAGGGCAGAGTGCTTCCACGTGCAAACGTTCACCCGGCTACCTGCCAGAGAAACGGTTCCGCCTCCCAAAAACGTAGTCCGTGCAGTCCATGCACAGTCAGGCTTTCCTTCACATTAAACACAGTGTCTGAAAACTGAAGGAGCATCAAGTTCAGAGGCTCCGGGTAACTTGACTCTCCTGTCCTGAGGCGCTGCTGCAGAGCATTGCCTGGAAGCGtcctctgcttctgctgtaACTTTCCATTTCTCATCTTTCAGGTGTTTAATATTAGCTGAACTCTGCTGAGACGTAACCTCAACATTGTTTATACAGATCATTTGCTGGTAAATAATCCCACCTCTCCTTCTCCTTAAACAGCGCTTTACTAGTGCTGGCGCTCAGTCAGGTCACGTATCCGTCAGTGGGGGGTAACCTGCACCCTGCCGGCAGTGCTCAGCTCTCTGGAGGGGGTCTGCACAGCTACCTTCAGGAGCattcctccctgctgcagcgGGGTGGACCAGCCGTGCCCCATGACGGCGCAGGGCAAATGTGCAGAGCGTCAGCCCAGCTCCGGTTTGTGGTACCATGTCCCCTGGAGTGGGAGGACCCCCGGGCCACCACGGCATGCAGATCCCTTGCACACACCCCTCTCTGCGTGCGGCTGCCTTATTGCCATCTGCTCTTCTCAGAAACCAAATTCTTCTGCGGGTGGCCTTGCCGGCATTGCTTCTCCAGGGGGATGCAGGCTTGTGAGTTGAATGTTGCGTGAGGTGGGGGCGTGCGGCGATGTGTCTGTTGCAGGATGGGCCTCTCTCTGTAGGTGCCTGTGGACTCGTAGTAAAGCCTGGCTCATGGCTTGGTGAGTAGGTCTGTGCCAGAACTGATCTTTTGGGTGTAAGCAAGCAGCGTGGTCTGGTGGGCTCAGGTGAGATCTCGCCTGGGATCTACTCAGTGGGGCagcttctttcctctctcctggcaGAGCCTGACGTATCCTGGTTTCATTAGCTGGCCTGTGGTTGGCAGTAGACTTCAGATCTATCCACTTTCCTGTTTTTAGGTAGAGTTCCTAGTACAGAGCAGAGGCTGTTGCCTGCTCCTCAAGTGTACAGCCTCGCCCCTAATACTGCACCGGTTTCTGGTACGCCAGCAGGTGACAGCACCTCTTTATTCTTGCTGTAGCCTACCCTATTCCTCTTTATCAGCAAGAAACATCACCCTAACTTGGACTTTTGGTGCTGCTAAAATGTTGAAGGCAGTTGATCCTGATACTCAGGTAGCCCCAGCAGTAACCCCTCTTCATCCTGAGACCTCTCCTTTCCTGGTTCTCTTGGTGTCCCCAGAACGCTCTCCTGgttcttctgctgttttcctggAGCAGGCCCAGAGATGAGGCTTGATGAAGTGCTCAGAGGGCAGCGTGAGCTGCTGAGGCAGGATTGATAAAAACCTTGaactttactttttctttgtgaGGATGTGATTCAGGCTCTGCTTTTGGAGCTGTCCttgccctcccctcccagcagagctgggatcGGTTGGGTCCTCTGTTAGAGTGAAGCCCAGGAATCAGACCTAGATCCTAACCCTTGGGGAAGGTCATGGGCCAGCTCTCGTCTCTCCCTAAGCAAGTTCAGAAACTTTCAAGATCTCCTGGAGGCTGAAGCAGCCGGCTGCGGcctgccaggcagggcagcGTGCGGAGGGTGAGAGCAGAGGGGCTTTGGGATGCACCGCGGTGGGGTGCGTGGGAGCAGCTCAGGCACAGGACCCTCCCTGCTGCGCAGGGCAGAGCGGACCCGGGCTGCCCCAGGCGTGGGGGCAGTCGTGACGTGGCATCACCGCTCCCACGGTGCCTTTACAGATGTGCCCCAGCTGTGGAGCTGGGAGCGCAGCGTGCCGAGGGCGAGCGGCAGATGGAGCTGGTGCTCTGCGCTGTGGTGCCTGCGTGGCTTTTTGGCGTGGGGTGGAGAGCGGCGGGGACGGAGGAAGTTGGCCGGGAAGCACCCGTGAGCGGCGGGGACGGAGGAAGGACTCGCCGCACGCCGGCACCCAGCCAGGACCCGGCCTTCCTGCCCACGCCTCGTCCTCCGAGCCTCGGCTCCCGGAGGTTCTGCTGGGCTTTTACCAGGGCTTTTATCCTCGCAGTCGCAGGGAGCGTGTCCTGCCCCGTGGGTTGCAGGGTGatccctgcagcctctcccGCTTCGTGGTGAGCGGGAAGTGCTCCGGAGCGAGCCTGGGCATGTCTCAGCAGACGATACTGTGCTTACAAAGAGACCCGGCTCGCCTCGTTTCCTGCAACTCTGGGCTGCACGCTCTGACTCCTGGTGCTGATTCATATCGCTTATTTATTCCGTTCCCCTCTGAGAATAAAATTAACTGCGCGTTCTGCTCGTTGCTCTTCCTGGTTGCTTGTTTAGATCAGCCCCGCGGAGGATGCTGCCAAACGCTGACTCCTCTGCGGGTCTGGTGCTGTGCGAAGACGTGCTGGGCTGAATTTAACTGAGCTGCCGTGACCCAGCGCTTACAAGAGAGCTGCAAAGATACCTGGCATGAGAAGGAGGGAAAGTTAAAGACAAACGAAACGTGGGTTGTTTTTTCCTAGTGAATCAGTTGAAAGGGTCTTTTCTCAGCGCGGGACACGTGCTTATAAAACTGCTTGCACAGGAAACCCCTAGAACTTACTTTTCTTAATGTTCTCAGCAAATGTGGTCGGATTTAGCTACAGGGATTTACTGAAAGCTGCTacacaaataaataatgaagCACAAAATTAGCAGCGGATCAACAAGCTGTGCTAAAGTCAgcagtggggagaggagaagccCTTGCGGTCCTGGAGAGACTGGCCGGCCTGTGGCTGCGGAAGGAAGGTTCAGCTGCTCAGGggtttgctttgcagaagtgCCTAATCAAAGGGTGGGCAAAAGACacaatttttcctgttttctttggcCCCGGGGAGGGAAGGCGGATGATGCTGCGTCTGGAGTTTCAGGAGTATTTTTCCCATGATTTTTGTCCACTGGTGCTTGGCACTCTGCTCATTTCAAAGGTGACTGGAATTGGTTTGACTTATTTTTCCCCCTGCTCAGCTGTTTCCCATGTGCTGTGCAGACCTCAGGCTGCCTTTGCTGGATGCAGAGAAGGGTGGTTACAGGTGCTGTATTTCTCCTTCGTGCTTCTCCAGTCCAGCCAGACCCCGAAGCTGCCCCTACCGcgctgggctgggagcagagcgTCGCGCATCCCAGTGGTGGTGGTGCCTTTGCACCTGGAGAGTAGTGgtgttttgctctgttttgtcACCTGGGATCGCTGCCGGCAGCAGCGCTTGGTGCTGCCGATCTGCTCCCCGCAGCcgtgctgctctcctgcctgttCCTGCAGCGCTGCCGGTGCTAACCGCGACGGCGAAGCCGGCCGCACGGCTAGGCAGGGCTGGAGCGAGGCGCTGCCGTAACGTTACCGGTAACGGCGTTTCCTCCCCTGCGGTGTCTTGGGGAATATGCTGTGCTATCCAAAGCCAGGTGTGGCTGCTGATGAGCTCTCCTCATGCACGTTCCTGGTACACgttgttctgtgtttttcctgCCGTCCTCCTGCAGGCGCTTGGCCCTGAGCCCAGCAGCCCGGACGCCGGCAGCGTGGCCGCCGTGCCGAGGGACATGGCCGCGGAGCCTGCACCAGGGCTCTCGGACGGCACCCGTCTGACAGCAAGGGCCAGTGGCTGAGGGTGGGTGTTTGGGGTGGTCTCCCCAGGAGGGGAGTCGCGGGGACTTTGCTGTGGCTGTCCTCCAGCGGTACCCCGCTGTGGGCTCGCCCGTTGTGCCGGCGGTCAGGAGGGGCCCGTCACCTTGCCTCGTTCGGTGTACTGCAGGTCCCACGAGCGGCTCCCCGCCTCCGGCAAGCTCTGCTCTGATGCGAGAGCACTTTGATCTCGGTAGCGTTTTCTGCAAGAAGGTGTGGGAGGAAGAAGCTCCAGACTGCTCACTGCCTCCATCTCTGTGCCAGCCTTGCTGGGTGTCAAAGCAGGCCCTTGTGCATCCCATGGAGAGGACGGTCATTGCACCAGCTCGGGCTCCAGAACTGCTTTTCCCTTTGAAGCACTTGACTTGGTttagggttgttttttcttaaacaaacaaacgaacaaaTGATCTGTCCTGCATGTTTAAGTGTGTAGTGCAGGGCTCCTTGCTGTTAAGCAGATGAAGTTTTAgtagggaaaaggagagaaactgcAGAACCCTTGATTAGTTTAGTTTGGAATGGACCTACAGAGACTGTGGGGTTGAGTTCCCTGCTGAAGGCAGGGCCAGCTTGGGGAAGTGTCTCGGTATCCCTCAAACAAGGGATATAGGCTCCCCTTTCCAAAATTCAAGTACTGCTGCAAAGTTGTGTCCTTGCTGGCCTTCAGTTCCTGTGGGGTTCTTCCTGCTTTCCCTGGCCTGAAGAAGGCAGCGCGACCTCGAGTCTCCACACTCGAGTTCTTGCACTCCCCCTTATCCGCACCAGGGTCGTGTCCCTCGTCTCTCTTAATTGCCCTGAAAATCCCTCTGGTTATCTTGCGTGATTCAGTGACCTGCATTCTTCTGTGTGTATAATGAGCATCAGGCTGCATGAAAGTTCCTGTTCATCGGACTTTGACCAAAATTAATTATAAGCTTGTAAAATTTCAGTAGCTGACAAGGTACATTTGCAGTTGCTCCTGTTTCTGGCTgtcacggtttaaccccagctggcaactgagacccacacagccgctcgctcactcccccgaTAGGATGGGGGGAGAACTgaaagagtaaaagtgagaaaactcatgggttgagataaagacagtttcatAGGTAAAGCACAAGCcgtgcacacacaagcaaagcaaaccaaggtattcattccccacttcccatgggcaggcaggtgttcagccatctccaggaaagcagggctccatcacccgtaacggtgacttgggaagacaaatgctgtaACTCCAgatgtcccccccttcctccttcttcccccagctttatatgctgaacATGACGCCATACGGTCTGGACTACGCCTTGGGTCAGTCAGGGTccgctgtcctggctgtgtcccctcccaactccttgtgcccccccagcctgctcgctggtggggtggggggagaagcagaaaaggcctcggctctgtgtgagcactgctcagcaataatgaaagcaTCCCTCTGTTATCAACGGTGTTATCAGCACAAATCCGAATCATAGCCCCacactagctactgtgaagaaaattaactctatcccagccaaaaccagcacactgtCCCATAGCCATGACCTGCACAGGTGTGCCAGGGCCAGTGCTGGTGCGTGGGCTCCAGCAGGGCTGAGACGCGCAGAGCATTGCTGGCTGAGCACGAGCAAAGCTCCAGCACAAGCGGGCTGTGATCCATCTAGAGAAGTTGCTCGGCTCTGCTGTAACTCCTGATGTTTGGATTTTCATTGGCATGCAGTGGCCcatcctccctttccccctccagccccggcaggACGTGCTGCAGAGCTTGCCTCCATGCCGGGCTAAGGTTCAGGAAATCCGGGCTGCGTCCCTGGCCCTGTCGCAGCCTGCCTCTGGAGCAGGGAGCAAGTTTTGGTCCTCAGGGTAAGTGACGTGGTCTGGCTTGCCTCAAAACGGCAGGATGCCAGAGCCTGGAGCGAACCGTCACCTCTTCTGATGGACTCCATATGGGCGACCAGATATGCGGTTGCATTAGGCAGTGGGAacagaccagaaaaaaacccactaaacATACAGCATGCTTGATTGTGTGAGTGGATTCGAGTCTGCCCATCTCACGGTTATGAAATGGCTGTAAAAatccttccctcctttccctgccgCGCTTAGCTGGCTCTCGTGGCAGGGGGACGTGCAGGGGCCGGGGCAGTTGGGCCCctttttgcagctgcagtgcCACCACCAGTATTTGGGCTTTAACAACCTTCCCCCCATCGCCCCATGTCGGTGCAGGCTGAGCAAAGGCTGCCAGCGCTGGGCCAGTccccagaggcagcagctgagTGGTGTTTCTGGTGTCTCTCCCAGGTAATAGTCCATGATGTGAATGAGCTGACAGAAAAGCTGTTTCCAATCGTTGAAGCCATGCAGAAACACTTCAGCGCTGGATCAGGGACCTACTACAGCGACTCGATCTTCTTCTTGTCAGTTGCAATGCATCGCATCATGCCCAAAGGTAAGCCTCTGCTCAGCTgccgcagcagcagcctctggcAACACgggctttcttttttcttctgcacgGAGATGTTATCCAGTACTATTTGAAATGCCAGGAAAGTTAATAAACTCTTGGGGTGGGCTCCTGGGGTTCTGCTCCTTCCTGCAGAGTGAAGGACCCTTCGGTCCAAGACCGCCCACATCCAAGTCTCCACTGGCGTGAGCGGCAGGAGGTTATCCATGCCGCGCAGCAGCTGGCCCTGCCCTTGTGCCCTGAGATGGTAGGATAGGTGAGACAGGAGCAAGCGTGcttgctctgtgtgtgtttacaGCCCCCCTTCCCCTTGAGATGTCAGCAGAAAGAGGTGCCGCACGCTTGTGGTGCGGCTGCGCGCtgaacaagcagcagcagagagcgGTTGTCGAGCCTTTCCTCTTGGCTTCGGTGAGCTCTTGGAAAGCTTTGCT encodes the following:
- the XXYLT1 gene encoding xyloside xylosyltransferase 1 is translated as MAAMGRAARGWARSQPCALALAAALAVCAFYYLGGGGETFSSATRRLRATPPAPAHRHPQRPAGQAAAGGRDLHLLMMFTKAERSPALRAKGQAALRSLLRHGRLGGGDALHLHLVTEGASRDIGLGLLRDLLRGAAFRHQVIVHDVNELTEKLFPIVEAMQKHFSAGSGTYYSDSIFFLSVAMHRIMPKEITQIIQVDLDLKYKTNIRDLFDEFDNFPEGAVIGIAREMQPVYRHTFWQYRRENPQTKVGDPPPDGLPGFNSGVLLLNLEAMRQSKLYNQLLEPTVVQKLTEKYHFKGHLGDQDFFTMVGMEHPELFHVLDCTWNRQLCTWWRDHGYSDVFDQYFQCEGEVKIYHGNCNTPIPED